The Euphorbia lathyris chromosome 8, ddEupLath1.1, whole genome shotgun sequence genome has a window encoding:
- the LOC136201999 gene encoding uncharacterized protein isoform X3: MGSTGVRSSASLTSALPPVSGPSRTSILSVVAQNPTSQHISEVRQSSEGHSSAVLQSSEGNSMGRGVPSNINNPQRQMPGRQPVTLQQLKQQAQNFLQYLYQELSDQNFVRQQLQLAASIHQHKVLIVQHWRFPTQQQQLMAQQPNATNMQQNHLSRQKNNVREMQQQHQRSVRQKNNLQNLQQQRDQKNLIAQNNMQHFYLSSFSGFSTSHLNILKSIRPASSLDSGQGNAVDSLQQTSVEPPQQNTVSAPLQVDQTNFFSQSWLNMHQTNIPLQSNPNMHLKQQQEQMQQQVLLQHHFNWQAKQPLPAQMVHSQQLNQPEMQQKLTKQQMLQLQQDHMVHSQQLNEHQMQQPLMKQQMFQQQQFNPQVKQPLPTQMVHSQQLSQPEMQQQQMKQQMLQQQQFNRQAKQQLPAQMVRNQEHPFLNQMAQVDQRDDVDELKIGQGTGVDPNIFQQHSSGGQNTLYTHQLMESGPSFPISSPQSLQAASPHLSQPSSPEVDQQNLLSSTTIAETQLQSANPPLTPLDLFPVAGDSEKPEYEFFPLSNAKPD; encoded by the coding sequence ATGGGTTCTACAGGGGTTCGAAGTTCTGCCAGTTTGACATCTGCACTGCCTCCTGTTTCTGGTCCATCAAGAACTTCTATCCTTAGTGTTGTTGCGCAGAATCCTACTTCGCAGCATATTTCTGAAGTTCGACAGAGCTCAGAAGGGCATTCATCTGCAGTTCTACAGAGCTCAGAAGGGAATTCAATGGGACGGGGGGTGCCTTCCAATATAAACAATCCTCAAAGACAAATGCCAGGAAGGCAACCGGTTACTCTACAACAGCTAAAACAACAAGCACAGAATTTTCTGCAATATCTGTATCAAGAACTTTCAGACCAGAACTTTGTTCGTCAACAGCTGCAACTGGCTGCTAGCATTCATCAACACAAAGTACTAATAGTGCAGCACTGGCGTTTTCCTACTCAGCAGCAGCAGCTAATGGCCCAACAACCAAATGCTACAAATATGCAGCAAAATCATTTATCTCGACAAAAGAACAATGTCAGAGAAATGCAACAACAACATCAAAGGTCGGTGAGACAGAAAAATAACCTTCAAAATTTGCAGCAACAACGGGATCAGAAGAATTTAATAGCTCAGAACAATATGCAGCATTTTTATCTGTCTTCTTTTTCTGGTTTTTCGACATCACACCTGAACATTTTGAAGTCAATTCGGCCAGCTTCCAGTTTAGATTCAGGCCAAGGAAATGCAGTGGATTCATTGCAGCAAACATCAGTAGAACCTCCTCAACAGAATACTGTTAGTGCTCCTCTACAAGTCGACCAAACCAATTTCTTCTCGCAGAGTTGGCTGAATATGCATCAAACAAATATTCCTCTTCAGTCAAATCCTAATATGCATCTGAAACAACAGCAAGAACAGATGCAGCAGCAGGTGTTGCTACAACATCATTTCAACTGGCAAGCAAAGCAGCCGTTACCTGCACAGATGGTGCATTCTCAACAGCTCAATCAGCCCGAGATGCAGCAAAAGTTAACGAAGCAGCAGATGTTGCAACTACAGCAAGACCATATGGTGCATTCTCAACAGCTCAACGAGCACCAGATGCAGCAACCGTTAATGAAGCAGCAGATGTTTCAACAACAGCAGTTCAACCCGCAAGTAAAGCAGCCGTTACCTACACAGATGGTGCATTCTCAACAGCTCAGTCAGCCCGAGATGCAGCAACAGCAAATGAAGCAGCAGATGTTGCAACAACAGCAGTTCAACCGGCAAGCAAAGCAGCAGTTACCTGCTCAGATGGTGAGAAATCAGGAGCATCCTTTCCTAAATCAAATGGCACAGGTTGATCAGAGGGATGATGTGGACGAGCTTAAGATCGGACAAGGGACGGGGGTTGATCCAAACATCTTTCAGCAACATAGCTCAGGAGGTCAAAACACTCTTTACACCCATCAACTGATGGAATCAGGACCATCCTTTCCTATATCTTCACCTCAATCGCTTCAGGCTGCCTCTCCGCATTTGTCTCAACCCTCTTCTCCTGAGGTTGATCAACAAAATCTACTATCGTCAACAACCATAGCCGAAACTCAATTGCAGTCTGCAAACCCTCCTTTAACTCCGCTAGATCTATTCCCCGTGGCAGGAGATTCTGAGAAACCTGAATACGAGTTTTTCCCACTTTCTAATGCTAAACCAGATTAA
- the LOC136201999 gene encoding uncharacterized protein isoform X2 codes for MFPELRSEYRDKLALMMIILDFMTGVTTIGPLSNNHRPPYSGGVRSSASLTSALPPVSGPSRTSILSVVAQNPTSQHISEVRQSSEGHSSAVLQSSEGNSMGRGVPSNINNPQRQMPGRQPVTLQQLKQQAQNFLQYLYQELSDQNFVRQQLQLAASIHQHKVLIVQHWRFPTQQQQLMAQQPNATNMQQNHLSRQKNNVREMQQQHQRSVRQKNNLQNLQQQRDQKNLIAQNNMQHFYLSSFSGFSTSHLNILKSIRPASSLDSGQGNAVDSLQQTSVEPPQQNTVSAPLQVDQTNFFSQSWLNMHQTNIPLQSNPNMHLKQQQEQMQQQVLLQHHFNWQAKQPLPAQMVHSQQLNQPEMQQKLTKQQMLQLQQDHMVHSQQLNEHQMQQPLMKQQMFQQQQFNPQVKQPLPTQMVHSQQLSQPEMQQQQMKQQMLQQQQFNRQAKQQLPAQMVRNQEHPFLNQMAQVDQRDDVDELKIGQGTGVDPNIFQQHSSGGQNTLYTHQLMESGPSFPISSPQSLQAASPHLSQPSSPEVDQQNLLSSTTIAETQLQSANPPLTPLDLFPVAGDSEKPEYEFFPLSNAKPD; via the exons ATGTTCCCTGAACTGCGG TCTGAGTATCGGGATAAATTAGCGTTGATGATGATTATCTTGGACTTTATGACTGGAGTTACAACCATAGGCCCCCTTAGCAACAACCATAGGCCCCCTTATTCTGGAG GGGTTCGAAGTTCTGCCAGTTTGACATCTGCACTGCCTCCTGTTTCTGGTCCATCAAGAACTTCTATCCTTAGTGTTGTTGCGCAGAATCCTACTTCGCAGCATATTTCTGAAGTTCGACAGAGCTCAGAAGGGCATTCATCTGCAGTTCTACAGAGCTCAGAAGGGAATTCAATGGGACGGGGGGTGCCTTCCAATATAAACAATCCTCAAAGACAAATGCCAGGAAGGCAACCGGTTACTCTACAACAGCTAAAACAACAAGCACAGAATTTTCTGCAATATCTGTATCAAGAACTTTCAGACCAGAACTTTGTTCGTCAACAGCTGCAACTGGCTGCTAGCATTCATCAACACAAAGTACTAATAGTGCAGCACTGGCGTTTTCCTACTCAGCAGCAGCAGCTAATGGCCCAACAACCAAATGCTACAAATATGCAGCAAAATCATTTATCTCGACAAAAGAACAATGTCAGAGAAATGCAACAACAACATCAAAGGTCGGTGAGACAGAAAAATAACCTTCAAAATTTGCAGCAACAACGGGATCAGAAGAATTTAATAGCTCAGAACAATATGCAGCATTTTTATCTGTCTTCTTTTTCTGGTTTTTCGACATCACACCTGAACATTTTGAAGTCAATTCGGCCAGCTTCCAGTTTAGATTCAGGCCAAGGAAATGCAGTGGATTCATTGCAGCAAACATCAGTAGAACCTCCTCAACAGAATACTGTTAGTGCTCCTCTACAAGTCGACCAAACCAATTTCTTCTCGCAGAGTTGGCTGAATATGCATCAAACAAATATTCCTCTTCAGTCAAATCCTAATATGCATCTGAAACAACAGCAAGAACAGATGCAGCAGCAGGTGTTGCTACAACATCATTTCAACTGGCAAGCAAAGCAGCCGTTACCTGCACAGATGGTGCATTCTCAACAGCTCAATCAGCCCGAGATGCAGCAAAAGTTAACGAAGCAGCAGATGTTGCAACTACAGCAAGACCATATGGTGCATTCTCAACAGCTCAACGAGCACCAGATGCAGCAACCGTTAATGAAGCAGCAGATGTTTCAACAACAGCAGTTCAACCCGCAAGTAAAGCAGCCGTTACCTACACAGATGGTGCATTCTCAACAGCTCAGTCAGCCCGAGATGCAGCAACAGCAAATGAAGCAGCAGATGTTGCAACAACAGCAGTTCAACCGGCAAGCAAAGCAGCAGTTACCTGCTCAGATGGTGAGAAATCAGGAGCATCCTTTCCTAAATCAAATGGCACAGGTTGATCAGAGGGATGATGTGGACGAGCTTAAGATCGGACAAGGGACGGGGGTTGATCCAAACATCTTTCAGCAACATAGCTCAGGAGGTCAAAACACTCTTTACACCCATCAACTGATGGAATCAGGACCATCCTTTCCTATATCTTCACCTCAATCGCTTCAGGCTGCCTCTCCGCATTTGTCTCAACCCTCTTCTCCTGAGGTTGATCAACAAAATCTACTATCGTCAACAACCATAGCCGAAACTCAATTGCAGTCTGCAAACCCTCCTTTAACTCCGCTAGATCTATTCCCCGTGGCAGGAGATTCTGAGAAACCTGAATACGAGTTTTTCCCACTTTCTAATGCTAAACCAGATTAA
- the LOC136201999 gene encoding mediator of RNA polymerase II transcription subunit 15a-like isoform X1 — translation MDTNNPRPSAETGDDWRAQLPPHSRPEIVIYLMKHLNRLFPFSGQEGQEELKEIAMQFEEKLCTAAMNSSEYRDKLALMMIILDFMTGVTTIGPLSNNHRPPYSGGVRSSASLTSALPPVSGPSRTSILSVVAQNPTSQHISEVRQSSEGHSSAVLQSSEGNSMGRGVPSNINNPQRQMPGRQPVTLQQLKQQAQNFLQYLYQELSDQNFVRQQLQLAASIHQHKVLIVQHWRFPTQQQQLMAQQPNATNMQQNHLSRQKNNVREMQQQHQRSVRQKNNLQNLQQQRDQKNLIAQNNMQHFYLSSFSGFSTSHLNILKSIRPASSLDSGQGNAVDSLQQTSVEPPQQNTVSAPLQVDQTNFFSQSWLNMHQTNIPLQSNPNMHLKQQQEQMQQQVLLQHHFNWQAKQPLPAQMVHSQQLNQPEMQQKLTKQQMLQLQQDHMVHSQQLNEHQMQQPLMKQQMFQQQQFNPQVKQPLPTQMVHSQQLSQPEMQQQQMKQQMLQQQQFNRQAKQQLPAQMVRNQEHPFLNQMAQVDQRDDVDELKIGQGTGVDPNIFQQHSSGGQNTLYTHQLMESGPSFPISSPQSLQAASPHLSQPSSPEVDQQNLLSSTTIAETQLQSANPPLTPLDLFPVAGDSEKPEYEFFPLSNAKPD, via the exons ATGGATACCAATAATCCGAGACCTTCTGCGGAGACAGGAGATGATTGGAGAGCTCAGTTACCACCTCATTCACGACCAGAAATTGTCATTTACTT AATGAAGCATCTGAACAGACTTTTTCCATTTTCTGGCCAAGAGGGTCAAGAAGAGCTGAAGGAAATCGCTATGCAATTTGAGGAAAAGCTTTGTACTGCTGCCATGAACTCG TCTGAGTATCGGGATAAATTAGCGTTGATGATGATTATCTTGGACTTTATGACTGGAGTTACAACCATAGGCCCCCTTAGCAACAACCATAGGCCCCCTTATTCTGGAG GGGTTCGAAGTTCTGCCAGTTTGACATCTGCACTGCCTCCTGTTTCTGGTCCATCAAGAACTTCTATCCTTAGTGTTGTTGCGCAGAATCCTACTTCGCAGCATATTTCTGAAGTTCGACAGAGCTCAGAAGGGCATTCATCTGCAGTTCTACAGAGCTCAGAAGGGAATTCAATGGGACGGGGGGTGCCTTCCAATATAAACAATCCTCAAAGACAAATGCCAGGAAGGCAACCGGTTACTCTACAACAGCTAAAACAACAAGCACAGAATTTTCTGCAATATCTGTATCAAGAACTTTCAGACCAGAACTTTGTTCGTCAACAGCTGCAACTGGCTGCTAGCATTCATCAACACAAAGTACTAATAGTGCAGCACTGGCGTTTTCCTACTCAGCAGCAGCAGCTAATGGCCCAACAACCAAATGCTACAAATATGCAGCAAAATCATTTATCTCGACAAAAGAACAATGTCAGAGAAATGCAACAACAACATCAAAGGTCGGTGAGACAGAAAAATAACCTTCAAAATTTGCAGCAACAACGGGATCAGAAGAATTTAATAGCTCAGAACAATATGCAGCATTTTTATCTGTCTTCTTTTTCTGGTTTTTCGACATCACACCTGAACATTTTGAAGTCAATTCGGCCAGCTTCCAGTTTAGATTCAGGCCAAGGAAATGCAGTGGATTCATTGCAGCAAACATCAGTAGAACCTCCTCAACAGAATACTGTTAGTGCTCCTCTACAAGTCGACCAAACCAATTTCTTCTCGCAGAGTTGGCTGAATATGCATCAAACAAATATTCCTCTTCAGTCAAATCCTAATATGCATCTGAAACAACAGCAAGAACAGATGCAGCAGCAGGTGTTGCTACAACATCATTTCAACTGGCAAGCAAAGCAGCCGTTACCTGCACAGATGGTGCATTCTCAACAGCTCAATCAGCCCGAGATGCAGCAAAAGTTAACGAAGCAGCAGATGTTGCAACTACAGCAAGACCATATGGTGCATTCTCAACAGCTCAACGAGCACCAGATGCAGCAACCGTTAATGAAGCAGCAGATGTTTCAACAACAGCAGTTCAACCCGCAAGTAAAGCAGCCGTTACCTACACAGATGGTGCATTCTCAACAGCTCAGTCAGCCCGAGATGCAGCAACAGCAAATGAAGCAGCAGATGTTGCAACAACAGCAGTTCAACCGGCAAGCAAAGCAGCAGTTACCTGCTCAGATGGTGAGAAATCAGGAGCATCCTTTCCTAAATCAAATGGCACAGGTTGATCAGAGGGATGATGTGGACGAGCTTAAGATCGGACAAGGGACGGGGGTTGATCCAAACATCTTTCAGCAACATAGCTCAGGAGGTCAAAACACTCTTTACACCCATCAACTGATGGAATCAGGACCATCCTTTCCTATATCTTCACCTCAATCGCTTCAGGCTGCCTCTCCGCATTTGTCTCAACCCTCTTCTCCTGAGGTTGATCAACAAAATCTACTATCGTCAACAACCATAGCCGAAACTCAATTGCAGTCTGCAAACCCTCCTTTAACTCCGCTAGATCTATTCCCCGTGGCAGGAGATTCTGAGAAACCTGAATACGAGTTTTTCCCACTTTCTAATGCTAAACCAGATTAA